Proteins from one Listeria weihenstephanensis genomic window:
- the nfsA gene encoding oxygen-insensitive NADPH nitroreductase: protein MNETIEGILSHYSVRDFKDEALTEAEIALLVKSAQAASTSSFVQAYSIIGVSDKALREAISEVAGKQPYIVKTGQFFVFVADLSRHHQIGEARGAETDSLTSMERFLVATVDATLAAQNMAIAAESMGLGICYIGGIRNDLARVSDLLQIPDYATPLFGLTIGHPTTSSEPKPRLASELVYHENHYQPKGIQDFNEYDDTIRDYYAARTGGKRVEGWTDQIERSLKYATRLDLKEFLASKNLGKK from the coding sequence GTGAATGAAACGATTGAGGGGATTTTGAGTCATTATTCTGTACGTGATTTCAAAGATGAGGCATTGACGGAGGCGGAGATTGCACTTCTCGTTAAAAGTGCGCAGGCGGCCTCTACGTCGAGTTTTGTGCAGGCATACTCGATTATCGGTGTTTCGGATAAAGCGTTGCGTGAGGCGATCTCTGAGGTAGCTGGGAAGCAGCCTTATATCGTGAAGACGGGGCAGTTTTTTGTTTTTGTTGCAGATTTATCACGCCATCATCAAATTGGCGAAGCGCGCGGTGCTGAAACAGATTCATTAACCTCAATGGAACGCTTTCTTGTGGCTACGGTAGACGCGACTTTAGCCGCGCAAAATATGGCGATTGCAGCAGAATCAATGGGACTTGGCATTTGCTATATTGGCGGCATTCGTAATGATCTCGCGCGAGTTTCTGACTTGTTGCAGATTCCAGATTACGCAACACCACTATTCGGCCTAACAATCGGTCATCCAACAACAAGCTCTGAGCCTAAACCACGACTTGCTTCGGAGCTTGTTTATCATGAAAACCACTATCAACCAAAAGGCATCCAAGATTTCAACGAGTATGACGATACTATTCGTGATTACTATGCAGCAAGAACGGGTGGAAAACGCGTGGAAGGCTGGACGGATCAAATCGAACGTAGCTTAAAATATGCGACACGACTTGATCTAAAAGAATTTTTAGCGAGTAAAAACTTAGGCAAAAAATAA